A single window of Plasmodium malariae genome assembly, chromosome: 8 DNA harbors:
- the DHHC1 gene encoding palmitoyltransferase DHHC1, putative, translating to MNSDDESIDGEILEKQYEIIKCAKHQDFIRLQILIQPYILSNDIEMLNQINILHWSCYCGFTELVKKLINLNCDIEKEDLVNSDTAIYYAIKNSNYEIVLLLIKQFGISIMFHKNRRKMSPFLTAISEYNEDKILETLHILELLYMNGASLEEQNEHGQTALFLSVKKNNISTLQWLLSKNVNINHRDFYGNTILHIAVRYCDIDILRLLCDYGCLNLVYYSSSIQNKNTNVFQLCIKNRHFLVYILLKKWVIQNKICKGLKICKTVYAFYFWFFAILNLIIYINITQSFFQIKKYHTKAITWITIWLFQQFLWCILYFKNPGFYKENSIFKKRIKHNSNYIYDGTFKRKAEYQLNNIEKEIFQINKQIVSSNIDPTKMFNANNTELTKYNEMLMNLECQKFSLYPQVSQERITSLDVDYRNAILYNQNPRNVCVTCNIVKPPRVHHCADCFHCIIHQDHHCVWVDNCIGINNQRCFYMFIFSVFILLLYNYYYVFLYFHLFHRAVNYVFASLVILCNFINLTLFAFITYLFTRNTRTILTNITFYEHFKRPSHITDKYNTELRCWEFQNLNLKQIMKNIYYFWSLNYDEPYLRQGKKSSNDIYYTLISDSL from the exons atgaatagTGACGACGAAAGTATAGACGGTGAAATTCTGGAAAAGCAGTACGAGATAATAAAATGTGCTAAACATCAAGATTTTATAAGGCttcaaatattaatacaaCCATATATTTTGAGCAATGATATTGAAATGTTAAACCAGATAAACATATTACATTGGTCATGTTATTGTGGATTTACTgaattagtaaaaaaattaattaatttaaattgtgACATCGAAAAAGAGGATTTAGTAAATAGCGACACAGCTATTTATTATgctattaaaaatagtaattacgaaatagtattattattaataaagcAATTTGGTATTTCTATAATGTTCCATAAAAATCGAAGGAAAATGAGTCCTTTTTTAACTGCTATAAGTGAATATAATGaagataaaatattagaaacattacatattttagaactattatatatgaatggaGCTAGTTTAGAAGAACAAAATGAACATGGTCAAACTGCCTTATTTTTaagtgtaaaaaaaaataatataagtacATTACAATGgttattaagtaaaaatgtaaatataaaccACCGAGACTTTTACGGAAATACTATTTTACATATAGCTGTTCGCTATTGTGATATAGACATCCTTAGATTGTTATGTGACTATGGTTGTTTAAATTTGGTGTACTACTCCTCCtctattcaaaataaaaatacaaatgtatTTCAGTtgtgtataaaaaataggcatttcttagtatatatattacttaaaaaatgggtcatacaaaacaaaatatgtaaaggcttaaaaatatgtaaaaccGTTTATGCCTTCTATTTCTGGTTTTTCGCTAtactaaatttaattatttacattaatataacacaatcttttttccaaataaaaaaatatcacaCAAAAGCAATTACATGGATAACTATATGGCTATTCCAACAATTTTTGTggtgtattttatattttaaaaatccaggattttataaagaaaacagtatatttaaaaagagaattaaacataattctaattatatttatgatggaacttttaaaagaaaagcaGAATATCAGTTAAACaatattgaaaaagaaatatttcaaataaataagcAAATTGTCTCCTCGAATATTGACCCCACTAAGATGTTTAATGCAAATAACACAGAATTGACCAAGTACAACGAAATGCTAATGAACTTAGAATGTCAAAAGTTTTCCTTATATCCCCAAGTATCTCAGGAGAGAATTACCTCACTGGATGTCGATTACAGGAACGCCATACTCTACAATCAAAATCCACGG AATGTGTGCGTTACCTGCAATATTGTCAAGCCACCTAGGGTTCATCACTGCGCTGACTGCTTTCACTGCATAAT ACATCAAGATCACCACTGTGTATGGGTTGACAACTGCATAG ggATAAATAACCAGCGTTGTTTctatatgttcatattttcagtatttatattactattatataattattattacgtttttttgtatttccaCCTATTTCACAGAGCTGTAAATTAT GTTTTCGCTTCGTTGGTTATTCTTTGCAATTTCATTAACTTAACCCTTTTCGCATTTATTACTTATTTGTTTACACGTAACACAAGGACTATATTAACGAATATAACCTTTTACGAGCATTTCAAAag acCAAGTCATATAACAGACAAATACAATACCGAGTTAAGATGCTGGGAATTCCAAAATTTAAACCTCAAACAAATAATGAA aaatatttattatttttggtCATTAAATTACGATGAGCCCTACCTAAGACAGGGGAAAAAATCG tCAAACGATATTTATTATACGCTTATTTCAGACAGCTTATAA
- the RPB6 gene encoding DNA-directed RNA polymerases I, II, and III subunit RPABC2, putative — MDGFNDNYFNDDDDYMGDEFGQGVDSDDGENYENDIDIIADNQMKKDKSDYENSEANDDNIRITSPYLTKYEKARIIGTRALQISLNAPLTIPIETHGDTTNGKNEYDNYLNNDPLVIAEKELYNKSIPFILRRYLPNGSYEDWKLDELIID, encoded by the exons A tGGACGGTTTTAACGACAATTACTTTAATGATGATGACGATTACATGGGAGATGAATTTGGGCAAGGTGTTGATAGTGATGATGGGGAAAATTACGAGAAtgatatagatataatagCAGACAATCAGatgaaaaaagataaatctGATTATGAAAACTCAGAAGctaatgatgataatataagaataacTAGTCcatatttaacaaaatatgaaaaggCAAGAATAATAGGAACAAGAGCTTTGCAAATAAGTTTAAATGCTCCATTAACAATTCCAATTGAAACACACGGGGATACAACAAATGGTAAGAATGAAtatgataattatttaaataatgacCCTTTAGTTATAGCTGAAAaggaattatataataagtcTATTCCTTTTATATTAAGGAGGTACTTGCCTAATGGCAGTTACGAGGATTGGAAATTGGATGAACTCATAATTGATTAA
- the PmUG01_08052700 gene encoding spindle pole body protein, putative → MDQGKLKKKVEGENNNRINITNVKYRNCFCLFNNYSKCYINIKKRYNLEISKYDKIYGNENIKINEERITDGNKESSLEFTYPYRYDNNRNIFLIINSKNINLGNTCCIYNNDIIYIIYNNKKYEHVNIQKQKRREKKRKEKNIYSGKNDTYSSLTSCVTNEEEEENPIYNSTIFETSNMNFCITSENNNKKKKKEAKSKNKRNFIYSDEDSDNNYEHIFTHINSDLYFLSVSNDHIENEKNFYIQNEKYINYNDIIFRKLKFKKKLFMNLDTYNSWIVIKKSILLNEYISRLVKNDLVDINDVLYDVANTCGRIANCYTRIYINDSFLLINNKTKEILGVQMVKMSNHGRSSNNSGGNSGINSGGNSGRNSGINSGGNSGRNSGGNSGINSGGNSGGNSGRNSGGNSGINSGGNSGGNSGINSGCYNIGNTNSKGSNNVLHGGETNPSRNDDPFFFACTGNEESNCYKLVLIKKMNVKYLFNSDTDINITFSFHDVCLTSYNSLDQNNSYLLINNYTIHRDSKILLNFAFNKNNTGNYINNNYSENVKENKWLDPILMKNEDYIYFNNYITHKIIENYVSYSSYIKECLLIIDILYILNNSYGNIIYIKEYYKYDHENYYSSVCNILKKNKNYQEIKTNSKDNTSICSLSSYSENEDETMSTTTNSKFDSSVASDECTQDSSNSNNLNNDGDNRNKQNNRNNRNNRKSCNKNGYHCSSANLTDSEKQLLNELNDDLIYLMPKYKLVFHPHIFNTKESNNSNIEIVKDILKLGIYIRRIQKFVDINKRGQSCNFTFDIFCCCLYNISLHILNHINRIEENIRNIFNFTKINMNDNKNDLSLCLFDENRLSTCTDPEEKKIFFSINNLFHKNVQDFNLFFNINIEKADDISLYKIKISILPLLQIAKLLNKIINKIISKKKINNSKYLIDLIYKLQEYLNSDDINKTVLLYLLKNITTPLFDFIKNYIFYGKVKDTYKEFFIHENKHITPYYKQNNKFYYNNIYKYIFKKYFDLSTNYWGAKYIILNNKVPIFLKNISNHIFITGKYIDVLFTCSKFLNLQNSQFSYLHQNSFKNYYNSVDMGVHNSSLILKDKGNNTYEGTDSIHYNNNQDQNYQMLNGITKRNNNYYYNKGRNKMEEYEYYNHMNIQNSKTCYLIFDNNKKIYEDLIHNQHLFASKKMFELYIKKIDIKEKIKHHYFFFFLQISDYLKYFYILAHEHLEKLYNNKKNNIFNKLKNYFDISIRSSVLYNLKYRKDYNVDVSDILSIIDNVNLIIDLKHFHVNNGQFSFNKRIGPYGQEQKHAYELEGTEHNVDAYFGWNHSEEKSNGYTDESDSTDNQDIRKKQNYSDDEANRQKYLNNKNDSKYGSELDSKHGIQYNSEYDSEHDNKQDKESKKRTVKNKKMRNYSKSHEMKKRQTEKGKGRGTRKKSFSNNLKNNMLNNIHNNLKVNINVEIYKGLILSYHNMFPYNLIFNNITIFKYTLIFRILNYCKYIEHKLTEVWLNHMFVKNIEINEECKNNLMICIHTRECMIHFLKCYLYHIQNDVIKSEYNYMNSKLKETLIFDDIIYIHNNYLNNILKYSFIMNQSIINCVLKLISIAHIFTRHILKFSFCKNEQIENLSSHDNLKSATFDRNVASKKKNNKSNYHKKFIQELLRDKAYISMIHNTIKHYDKHFKNFFLLLTEYVNNNIDDYAHNFLIKLDYNFYYTNKYKIDFEDPSHNEADPQYRNESNSSYTVNYNVNTLEANELNINRKKNLITTPSGMNSGAHSGIVNPRNYHIEPNEPLEYTDKFNDANNQPNNSHANYNTQSYANPRGNNATILSDIKNISNAGGFSQNVNYKNSNESNFSYYANSTTNSNNFINGIPNSIPNNNNITYSPISLQRNNYTRSPLNDTDNSLNNNNFVTFHQNNNSNVLFNNNNNEHEQDINNYNNKLSNIPNNNMSYSKLKKYSINNNNENINNINISNIDINSIDNSIYNSKFNH, encoded by the coding sequence ATGGACCAAggtaaattgaaaaaaaaagtggaaGGAGAAAATAACAATAGAATAAACATCACAAATGTGAAATATCGTAATTGTTTTTGCctatttaataattactCAAAATGCTACattaatattaagaaaaggTACAACTTGGAAATTTcgaaatatgataaaatatacggaaatgaaaatataaaaattaatgaagagAGAATAACAGACGGTAATAAAGAAAGCAGCTTAGAGTTTACATACCCATACAGATATGACAATAATAGAAAcatctttttaattataaatagcaaaaatataaatttaggTAATACctgttgtatatataacaatgacattatatatataatatataataataaaaagtatgaacatgttaatatacaaaaacagaaaagaagagaaaaaaaaagaaaggaaaaaaatatatacagtGGAAAAAATGATACATATAGTAGCCTAACAAGTTGTGTTACAaatgaagaagaggaagaaaacCCCATATATAATAGTACCATATTTGAAACAAGTAATATGAATTTTTGTATAACCtcagaaaataataataaaaaaaaaaaaaaagaagcaaaatctaaaaataaaagaaattttatatattcagaTGAGGATTCAGAcaataattatgaacatatatttacccATATTAATTctgatttatattttttaagtgtCTCAAATGATCATAtagaaaacgaaaaaaatttctacattcaaaatgaaaagtatattaattataatgatatcatatttagaaaacttaaatttaaaaaaaaattatttatgaatttaGATACCTATAACTCATGGATAGTCATAAAGAAGAGTATATTACTTAATGAATACATATCTCGTTTAGTGAAAAACGATTTAGTAGACATAAACGATGTGTTATATGATGTCGCTAACACGTGTGGCAGAATAGCCAACTGCTATACGcgaatttatattaatgataGCTTTTTgctaattaataataaaacgaaGGAAATTTTGGGCGTTCAGATGGTTAAAATGAGCAATCATGGTAGAAGTAGTAACAATAGTGGTGGTAATAGTGGCATAAATAGTGGTGGAAATAGTGGCAGAAATAGTGGCATAAATAGTGGTGGAAATAGTGGCAGAAATAGTGGCGGAAATAGTGGCATAAATAGTGGCGGAAATAGTGGCGGAAATAGTGGCAGAAATAGTGGCGGAAATAGTGGCATAAATAGTGGCGGAAATAGTGGCGGAAATAGTGGCATAAATAGCGGTTGCTATAACATTGGTAATACTAATAGTAAGGGTAGCAACAATGTACTGCATGGCGGAGAAACTAACCCATCTAGGAACGACGACCCATTTTTCTTTGCATGTACAGGCAATGAAGAATCGAATTGCTACAAATTGGTgctaattaaaaaaatgaacgtaaaatatttgttcaaTAGTGACACAGATATTAACATTACTTTTAGCTTTCATGATGTATGCTTAACCAGTTACAACAGTTTAGATcaaaataattcttatctgttaattaataattatacaatACATAGAGACAGCAAGATTTTACTAAATTTTGCATtcaataaaaacaatacaggaaattacataaataataattatagtgAGAATGTAAAGGAGAATAAATGGTTAGATccaattttaatgaaaaacgaagattatatatactttaacaattatataacacACAAAATTATTGAGAATTATGTTAGCTATAGTTCGTACATAAAGGAATGTCTACTTATTATTGAcatcttatatattttaaataacagctatggaaatataatatatattaaagagtattataaatatgatcATGAAAATTACTACTCAAGTGTGTGCaacattttaaagaaaaataaaaattatcagGAAATAAAAACTAATAGTAAGGACAATACTTCGATCTGTTCTTTGTCCTCTTACAGCGAAAATGAAGACGAAACCATGTCGACCACCACCAACTCGAAGTTCGACTCGTCCGTCGCTTCCGACGAGTGTACCCAAGACAGTAGCAATAGTAACAATCTAAATAATGATGGCGACAACCGAAACAAGCAAAACAACCGAAACAACCGGAACAACCGGAAAAGCTGCAATAAGAATGGTTACCACTGTAGTAGTGCCAATCTAACGGACAGTGAAAAGCAGCTTCTGAACGAATTGAACGACGACTTGATATACCTGATGCCAAAGTACAAACTTGTATTTCACcctcatatatttaatacaaaGGAGAGCAATAACAGCAATATAGAAATTGTGaaagatattttaaaactaggcatatatataagaagaaTTCAAAAATTTGTGGATATTAACAAAAGGGGGCAGTCTTGCAATTTTACATTCGACATATTCTGTTGTTGTTTGTACAATATAAgcttacatatattaaatcaTATAAATAGAATTGAAGAGAATAttcgaaatatatttaattttacaaaaattaatatgaatgataataaaaatgactTGTCTTTATGTCTCTTTGATGAAAATAGGTTATCTACTTGTACAGACCctgaggaaaaaaaaatattctttagtatcaataatttatttcataaaaatgtacaagATTTTAatctcttttttaatattaatattgaaaaagCAGATGATATTTCTTTGTACAAGATAAAAATTAGTATTTTGCCTCTACTCCAAATAGCTAAActgttaaataaaattattaacaaaattataagtaagaaaaaaattaataattcgAAATATTTGATTGatcttatttataaattacaagaatatttaaattcagatgatattaataaaacagttcttttatatttgctgaaaaatataactacACCTTTGtttgattttattaaaaattatatcttttatgGAAAAGTAAAGGATACATACAAAGAATTCTTTATACAtgaaaataaacatattactCCTTATtataagcaaaataataaattctattataataatatttacaaatatatttttaaaaaatattttgactTATCGACAAATTATTGGGGAgccaaatatattatattaaataacaaagttccaatttttttaaaaaatatatctaatcatatttttataactgGGAAGTATATAGATGTCCTTTTTACATGTTCCAAATTTTTGAATCTACAAAATAGTCAGTTTTCTTACCTCCATcaaaattcatttaaaaactACTACAATTCTGTTGATATGGGTGTGCATAATTCGTCATTAATTCTCAAAGATAAAGGAAATAACACATACGAAGGAACCGACAGTATACATTACAATAATAATCAAGATCAAAACTACCAAATGCTAAATGGTATTACCAAGAGGAATAATAACTATTACTATAATAAAGGGAGAAACAAAATGGAAGAATACGAATACTATAATCATATGAACATTCAGAACAGCAAAACctgttatttaatttttgacaataataaaaaaatttatgaagaCTTAATTCATAATCAACACCTTTTTGcatcaaaaaaaatgttcgaattgtatataaaaaaaattgatataaaggaaaaaataaaacatcattatttttttttctttttacaaaTTAGCGATTATCTTAAATACTTCTACATATTAGCCCATGAACATCTGgagaaattatataacaataaaaaaaataatatcttcaataaattaaaaaactatTTTGATATATCGATCAGATCATCcgtgttatataatttaaaatatagaaaGGATTATAATGTAGATGTATCTGACATTTTAAGTATTATAGATAACGTCAATCTTATTATAGACTTGAAACATTTTCATGTAAACAATGGACAATTTAGTTTTAACAAAAGGATAGGACCATATGGACAGGAACAGAAACATGCATATGAGTTGGAGGGAACAGAGCACAATGTAGATGCTTACTTTGGGTGGAACCACTCGGAAGAAAAATCCAACGGGTATACTGATGAAAGTGATAGTACTGATAATCAAGATATCCGCAAAAAGCAAAACTACAGCGACGATGAGGCGAATAGACAGAAATActtaaacaataaaaatgatagCAAGTATGGAAGCGAGTTAGACAGTAAACATGGTATTCAGTATAACAGCGAGTATGACAGTGAACACGATAACAAGCAGGACAAGGAATCCAAAAAACGGACggtaaaaaacaaaaagatgAGAAATTACTCCAAGTCacatgaaatgaaaaaaagacaaacagaaaagggaaaaggtagaggaacaagaaaaaaatcatttagtaataacttaaaaaataatatgctaaataatatacataataatttaaaagtgAATATCAATGTAGAGATTTATAAAGGGTTAATATTATCTTATCATAATATGTTTCCAtacaatttaatatttaataatataacaatttttaaatatacattaatattccgaatattaaattattgtaaatatattgaacATAAGTTAACAGAAGTGTGGCTTAATCATAtgtttgttaaaaatatagaaataaatgaagaatgcaaaaataatttaatgatatgtatacatacaagAGAATGTATGatacattttttgaaatgttatttatatcatatacaAAATGATGTTATTAAATCagaatataattacatgAACAGCAAGCTAAAAGaaactttaatttttgatgatattatatatattcataataattatttaaataatattcttaaatattcatttattatgaatcaaagtattattaattgtgtcttaaaattaatatcaattgctcatatatttactaggcatatattaaaatttagtttttgtaaaaatgaacaaatagaaaatttatcATCTCATGACAATTTGAAATCTGCAACTTTTGATAGAAATGTAgctagtaaaaaaaaaaacaataaaagtaattatcacaaaaaatttatacaagAATTGCTAAGAGATAaagcatatatatctatGATTCATAATACTATTAAACATTATGACaagcattttaaaaatttctttctCCTCCTAACagaatatgtaaataataacattGATGATTATgctcataattttttaattaaattagactataatttttattataccaACAAGTACAAAATTGATTTTGAAGACCCTTCTCATAATGAAGCAGATCCACAGTACAGAAACGAAAGCAATTCTAGCTATACAGTCAATTATAATGTCAATACTTTAGAGGCAAATGAACTTAACATCAATAGGAAAAAGAACCTCATAACAACCCCCAGTGGTATGAACAGTGGTGCTCACAGTGGCATAGTGAATCCTCGCAACTACCACATAGAACCAAATGAACCCCTCGAGTATACAGATAAGTTCAACGATGCAAATAACCAACCAAATAACAGTCATGCAAATTATAATACGCAAAGTTATGCAAATCCAAGGGGAAATAATGCTACCATATTGAgcgatataaaaaatataagtaatgCAGGTGGTTTCAGCCaaaatgttaattataaaaactcGAATGAATcgaatttttcttattatgcAAATTCTACAACTAATTctaataatttcataaacGGTATACCAAACAGTATACCAAACAATAACAACATTACATACAGTCCAATATCTTTACAGagaaataattatactaGATCACCTTTAAATGACACAGATAATTCTctgaacaataataattttgttacttTTCATCAGaataataattcaaatgTACTAttcaacaataataataatgaacatGAACAGGATATAAATAACTATAACAATAAGCTAAGTAACATTCCTAATAATAACATGAGTTacagtaaattaaaaaaatatagcataaataataataatgaaaatataaacaatatcAATATAAGCAATATTGACATAAACAGCATCGATAACAGTATATATAACAGCAAATTTAACCACTAA